The stretch of DNA AGTTGATCAATTTATTGAAAGCATATGTAAAATAACATGAATTTAATACTATATACAATCCGACAAGTTAAAATTAATCTGTTGTGAATCTAAATTCTATTTAAAGTTTTGTTGTTAACCAATAAATTACTATAtgtataaaacaaaattcatccGAGATTCATAATAAACTTATGAGCTAACCACTAAACTAACTTAACTTAgtttatgaaatatttttttaaaaattgataatactaaaaagataaaaaaatttaaagttattttatttaatatttattaatttaaataataattaataaatattaaataaaataaatatgtgCTGTTTTTGGCTAGTATTAGTATTACAGGTAATTTGCTTGTTATGGCATCTGGGTCCgtttataatttattactttaattactttataatttatttagcaCAAATAGGTACATTGTATCATTCCAGACACAGCTAATTAATACACACAAAACCCATTCTTCATTTTATCTCttggttcttttttttttaatcacagTGCATGATTCTTATATGTGGGGAAATTCAATGTTAAGTCAATGACTCTGAGGGTTGCTAAGAGCATGGATCTCCAGTTAGATATAGAGACTGAAGCTACTCACCATGCAAATCTGCCTGTACTTCTCAAGGTATTGTGATTAAGtcaaattaaacataatattttactaattaaTCCTTTTTGTTTTAATCCCTGAAACCAACTTTCTTTCCACcctgcttttatttttctctgttTCTCTTCTGGAAAATCATCAGTTTTCTCTTTCATGCATGTTCTATGTCTCCACAAATTCCTACCaaatatcatcatcaccatctccTTTTTATGGTGAAATGATGAAATTTTTTAGTTTGcagtttttctcttttcctttggTTGCTCagcaatttttaattatataaatttttttctactttTGTTATTTATGTAGGATATTCTgataagagtaaagtatcgtttttgtccccaacatttGGGATAAGTCTCAAAGTTGTCTCTATAGTTTGAATCGttttatttaagtccctaacgtttcaaaattgatttagtGTTGTCATGCGGTTAGAAATTTGGTAATggaattgacggcgggacaaaattaagacgattttgaaacgttagggaaatagacaaaaacgatacatagaaataaattttaattttatccttcaataatatcatttttttacggtacatagttattcaattattttttaattacatataaataaattatacttaatcatattaattttattttaaataaatttattttttataattttactcttaaaagtttttattcatcataaaatatttgtagaatAATTAGTACATAAACTTGtgaaaaaaatgatacatataCAATAAAGTAATACGATTCTAGTCATTTTACAAACATTTCATGatgagtaaaaatttttaaaaataaaattataaaaaaataaatttatttagaatcaaagtaatgtgattaagtgtaatttacttaaatgtgattaaaaataattgaataactatgtatAGTAAAAGATTGATAGTagtgaaaagataaaattaaaatttatttctatgtattatttttgtctccaatgttttcgtcctatttaattctctaacgtttcaaaatcgtctcaattttgtcccgccgtcaattcttTTAACAAATTCCTAACGACAGGACaacatttaataaattttaaaatgttagagacttaaataggactattcaaacaactttgagacttacccccaaacgttgaggacaaaaacaatacttacTCTAATTGTATGCTTTCTTCTATatattcttttctcttttttgtgtgtttaattttgatgatttatGTAGTAGCCTAACAACTTGTAAagtataaaaatcaaatagttaCACTTTACAAGATGGTTAAGGAATTTGCATTATATCTGCTTAATTTCCTGATTGTGTGAATTATGCATATCTATACTCATCAAAGGACAAGAAACAAGAGAGAGTAGTGATGGAAACTATGGTAGGATTAAATGGAGTGatgctgaattttgttttattggtaTTGTAGTTCTATGATGTTGTTTATAAAACTAAGCCAGAGAAAGAGAGATTCATAGAGAACACAAAGGTGGAAGGAAAAACAATACTGAAAGGTGTTTCAGGCATTGTTCAACCAGGTGAAATTCTAGCCATGTTAGGCCCATCAGGGAGCGGCAAAACAACTCTCCTAACAGCATTAGGAGGCAGACTTGGAGGAAAACTCTCTGGAAACATAACTTACAATGGCAAAACTTTCTCGAATGCAATGAAGCGTCTTACCGGCTTTGTTACTCAAGATGATGTTCTGTATCCTCATCTAACTGTCACCGAGACTCTAATCTTCACCGCGCGTCTTAGATTGCCAAGTAGTAGGttcaccaaagaagaaaaaataatgcaAGCAAAAAATGTGATAGATCAACTAGGCTTAACCGAATGCAAAGATAGCATGATTGGAGGGCCATGTTTGAGAGGTGTTTCTGGGGGAGAGAGGAAAAGGGTTAGTATTGGTCAAGAAATGTTAATAAATCCAAGCTTGTTGCTTTTGGATGAACCAACCTCTGGCTTAGATTCGACGACGGCGCAAAAAATTGTATCAACTTTGTCTGAGCTAGCAAGTGATGGAGAGAAAACTATTGTGATGACAATACACCAACCTTCTAGTAGGATATACTACTTGTTTCACAAGGTCTTACTCTTATCAGAAGGGAACCTTATGTATTTTGGAATGGGTTCAGAAGCTGTTAAATACTTCTCAAGCATTGACTATGCTCCTTCTATGGACATGAATCCTTCTGACTTCCTACTTGATCTTGCAAACGGTATGCTACATGatcttttgttaattttgattatttctaTAAACAGCATTTTAAAAAGAACTTTCTGGATTTCACTTTTTATGATCATCATAGTCAACAAATTATGATCATCATAGTCAACAAATATATTTTGGGGTTAAAAAGAACTTTCTGGATTTcactttttatcttttgttaacCCATTGATAAGCTTGAGACTTTCATTATAAGAGGAGCAAATATTTGCAGGTATATACACCGGTCAACCGAATGAGGACCATAccttaaacaagaagaaactgaTTTCTTCCTACAAGGAACACTTTAGTGACACAATAGAACCAATGTTTCATGAAAAGTGTGACTTTGATAAAAATGAAGATAGATTTGAAGATGAAAAAAGCTTTGGGACTTGGCCTACCAGCTGGTGGCAGCAATTCTTTCTGCTGCTAAGAAGAGATGTCAAAGAGAGAAGACATGAATCATTCTCTTGCATTCTAATTTTTGAAGTTATTGCAGCTGCCATTATTACAGGACTAGTTTGGTACAAGTCTGATATTTCTCACTTGCAGGATCAggtaataatactaataatttcATCCGTGTTTTAAAATTTCAAGCTACACTCCACTTTGTAGTAATGATAATTTGATTAGCACTCCAAATTGACAAGATGATGTGTTGCTTAATTAGGCTTGCAATTGGAAAATTTTAGAAATGTAATTCAGCTCTTCTAAATAAACTTGCAGCTTGGACTTTTATACAACATGATTAACTTCTGGTTCGCCTTCCCTCTCTACCGAGCAATATTCACCTTTCCCCAAGAAAGACCAATGTTGGAGAAAGAAAGATCCTCCGGTATGTACAGACTCTCCTCATACTTAATGGCAAAGTCGGTGGCGGATCTTCCAATTGAGCTTGTCCTTCCAACTGCATACCTCATCATAACCTATTGGATGACAGGTCTGAAAGTGAATGCAGTTAACTTCTTGTGCACGCTATCTACCGTCTTACTCCACGTGTTAGTCGCACAAGGGGTCGGCCTTGCCATCGGCGCCATTGTGATGGATATGAAATCTGTGACCACATTGGCTGCAATAATCATGCTAATTTTCATGCTATCAGCTGGATACTTTGTTCAACATTTACCAAAATTTATGGCATGGTTGAAGTATATTTCCCCAAGTTACTACACATACCTGCTATTGATAGGATCTCAGTATAAATCTAGTGAGACATACCCATGCTCTAACAGTAATGGTGAGTGTTCAGTTGCAGAATTTCCTATGATAAGAACACAAATGGTGCTTGATATGAAAGAGCAAGCCATGGCTGCATTGGCTCTAGTTATAATGCTTATAGGTTATAGAATTGTGGCTTATATTGCACTATTGAGGATTGGAGTGACAAAGAACAAGGCTTAACTAGTGATTTTCTATCtaattacattttttattttaatttcttataaaattttacataatatttcttttcaaatttaaagaTTATGCTAGCTGGCATTATATTAGTCACATATTCTCTTCTAAAAATGATTAGAATCagagttttgatttttttttttactttttcttatttttatataatttaatatttatttaattacataattatATTTGTAACCTTTTTCATCCGATCCGATCATGGATATAGAGGCACAAAAGAAGAAAGGTATAATATAACTTCTATACTAAACATTCAAATGGATAACAAACACTTCTAAGTAATAAAGAGTTGGATTCTCTTCAAATATATACTTCCTCTATCTGAAATGATTGACAAATGAAATGAAGCCGTTTTAACTAAAAttatcctttttcatttttattaaagttaGCCATCAAATATATATGTGCATAGAAGAAACATGTGGCACCAGTGGTCTAGTGGTAGAATAGTACCCTGCCACGGTACAGACCCGGGTTCGATTCCCGGCTGGTGCATTTACAAGAGCAGTGATGATAACGCTGCACATTTGTGGTTGTTGGTCAATCACGCTTCATCTACTACTGGGTGAAATCAAGTGCATCTGAGCTCTTTTTTCcaataaaaaatgtttattcTTCTTATGTGAAAAGTATTATATATGATACTGAAATCTGAAATGCTAATGAATCCCCAATGTATGATCTATCTCTTCTTCGTTAAGCAGCTTATGTAATTGGGATGACGGCATCATGATATATGAGTgcgtatattaattaattaagctaAGGAAATTCATGGACACATGATACATATGGTGAGGTGAGGTACGTTGGTAATTTCATCGTAGACACCATCAACATCACATTCGTGGTCATGGTTATATTAGTGACTCTATCTAATATTttccacaccaaaataaaataaaaactataagAAGCTAGCGATGACCTTCACCTTCCAACACAAAATCCACTAACTGAATTTGGGCCAATAAATTTGGGTGGTTGGCGGAAAACAACAGGGATAAGCAGACAATACCGAATGTTAACCGATCGATTAACTAATCGCAAAATATTCACATGCAAAGTAACGAGACGAAATTTTGTACGTACTAATAATTATTTCTCTCATttctcattaaaaaaaaataaaaataaaaagcgctTCTAGTTATGCAACAATGTTGCGTTAACTGAAACAAAGGTGTAACTAACATATCAATTGAGTAGTTAATTCATTGATCtgtttaaaaaataagtgtTGGAgatactaatttaattttctaacaatTCTTTGGACagaaataaacttttaaatagaattttaatccaccataattttcatttatgtttattattattgatgttATGTAACTTGTAAGATATGCTTAAAAAGTTTTGttcataaaattactttaaaaaacAAAGACACTTGTAATTTGATTAAGACATTTGTAATCATAGTTGTTAGAATTGGATCGGACCGGTCAGTTTGATCGGAAAACCGGTAAATTGGATCTTATGTCGGCCCGGTCCGATATTTAGACCGTATAAGGTAGAGAACCGATACGAACCGGTCAAATTCGGTGTAAACCGGTAAAAACCGGTCAAATCCGGCGAAAATCGGACCGGTCCGAACTACTCGATCAACTTTGAAGGAAAATCTACAATGGACCAACGATCTGCAACTCCACCATGCTCTAAACCCTCCAGCGGGTTCGAACCCCTTCCTCCAGCATAAAGCAAGCATGCTTCTACCACCAAGTTTTAATGTTTCTCATCAATTAATATActaattataatacatataatatattttcttttcacttatattcaatttattttaatttcaaagttactcatttttaaatcaattacattttatttaactataaattttattaaatatatacaaattaaaaagataaacaaaaaatttaattaatcacaatttatttttttataatgattatatgatatctattaatattattttttgaatatattatttttttgtcttcatATAAGGTTGATAGTTGAAAATTGTTAGATGATATTTAGTTAAACTAgtcatataattaaattttatataattatttaattataccgAGTTAACCGTTCGACCAGTAACCCACCAGTTGAACCAATAACCCAGTGATCCAGTAACTTCACCGGTTCGATCACCGATTTGGTTCTAACAACTATACTTGTAATTTTTAACAagtaattttaagattttagagcTTACTTACCCCTTcctacaataaatatatttttctattagtttaatttattgacgatttaatttatttaaagggTAAGAAGAGATcagttattataaaataaataaagaaaaataatatatactcagtaaatattatttttttaatcagtATTTGACCACGTAGGGTCCCGTTTCGGGAAACATCCTAATAAAATTCAtcttgttttgaattttctGAACCCTCAACTCTATCTAACGTGCTTAAACCATGTGGAAATTGACACATCCAAGTCAACCACATTTCTACCAAGCACGCACATATTCTAAATtggttttatttgaaatataaaGAACTAATTTATTCTTCATTTTTACGTAAAATTtggtttttttattatgttgatTTTTAgagtaaataataaatagattctttaatttttattttaaaaacaaataaattctcgactcattaaaaaaataaaaatatttttaactttttaaaatacgaaacatttaaattttctaaagattaatttgtttttatattttttggatgGGAAGATTTAAATAtctcatattttaaaatatcaaaaacatttttatattctcaattaatcaataatttatCTGTTTTcgaattaaaaagttaaaaatttatacCAAAATTTTAATAGATGTTTACCGTTCAAAAATTTGGAACtgaatttttatactaaataaaatattttaatttaattagataccGACTAAGTGTtgccttttaaaaaaatactatagttcaagaatattttataattaatctcACATTAACTACAAAAACAAATATTTCAATAATATTTCATATTTGCTAACAAAAAAACAGTTAGTaatgacttaattaaaaatttttatttaatctaaaattttaattagaaactttaaattataaccatctaattaaaattttgattagagtatataaaacaattaaaccttaaaaaatattatgatataaaaaaataaatagattaaaatttaaatattaaaaggaTTAATTTAcacttttttattacaaattaatttaCCTAATGttctaaaacaaaatttaaaaaccaatttatcaattctttaaaactattttaagatattatttaaaaaaaagactaCAACAAAAGCCACGGTCAAACAATTTTTGAAGGAAggcatttaaataaaaatacttaaaatattttttttaaatatactttttaataattaaaatttatttataatcgATCAAactgtgttatttttattaNNNNNNNNNNNNNNNNNNNNNNNNNNNNNNNNNNNNNNNNNNNNNNNNNNNNNNNNNNNNNNNNNNNNNNNNNNNNNNNNNNNNNNNNNNNNNNNNNNNNNNNNNNNNNNNNNNNgatttactaattttttaatcaaatcaatttatctaatctaattttaataaaaataatataatttaattgattatacatattaattttaatcgttaaaaaatatcttttaacaaaaaatattttagatgtTTGTACGTGAATGGTCCCAATTTAGGAAGCTCAAAAGGAAGCAACGCCTTTGTTTCTTTctaccttctctctctcttacgTTTTTCACATGAACTCTTCCTATATTTATGAACAACAACCACCCGCTTTTCCTTCCCACACACACTTCTTCCACATCTTCTAAATACTCTCCTTTCTTCTACTAACTTTATTGATACAACTCTTTTACTATTCAATTCTTCTAGCTAGTTCTGGTTTTGTTgctcacaaaatttttaaattttaattcttaattatttaagaTAACATAACATACATAAATAAGttccaaattttattttcttgtatttatcACAACATGGATGCAAGGTGCCCAGTAAGAACACTGGAACTCACGGTCCAATCAGTAGAAGGACTCCGACTGGACCGCAAGCCCGCCACCACGAAAAATAATCTCTTCGTGGTGGTTAGGGCAGAGTCCATAAACAGCTACACCACATGCATGGCGAAAGAAGATGATACAAACAACAACCTTACGTGGAATCACAAATTGGATGTCGATGTTCCGTTGCATGCAAGTTCCATAACGTTGGAGGTGAAGTCCAAGACATTGAAGGGTGTCAAAGACGTTGGAATTGCAAGGGTTGCGGTTTCGGAATTCATGGGTGGTTTTGGTAGTGTTCCACAACATTGCTTGCAGTTTTTGAGCTATAGGTTGAGGGATTGGGAAGGAAGGCGCAATGGTGTGCTTAATTTCTCCGTTAGGGTGGTGAATTCACCGGAATATGCNNNNNNNNNNNNNNNNNNNNNNNNNCCTTGTGGGTTTAAATTGAGAGGGACTACTATGGGGGCAAcgacttcttcttcttcttgtggtGGTGGTGTTGTTGTTGGAGTTCCTATTGGGTGGAACAGCTATGGTAGCAGCACCTATAATAATGTTTGAAATTTTGCAAACTTagcttctttttttcctttacgGATTCGCATACTTGTTGTGCCAAACAATTtggatatatgtataatttaattttgatgcgcGTAAATAGTTTTACACAAATAATTTGAGTGGAACTAATGGTGACCTCACTAATTCCTTTAAGTAAGAGTTTCGggataaattagtttttaacatACTGACTTAGAGAATAtggtaaatatatatataaaataaaaaaaatattaaagaattaatattgaataataaattttgtggtATTGTTTTTCTATGTTTTAATTAATGAAGTTTTAATATCAAAAGATTTTATTCTCGTGAAATAAAAATGTATGTggatattttatttgtattttgtagtgatatatatgaaatattcaaaaattgaGGAACAGAGTGAGTTCTCCAAGAGTTCAGCTCAAATCGACTTGGTGGATAATATAAGAGAATTGAGATCTAATTTGTGatgattagttttttatttatgggAAGAGaataccataaaaaaatatagggtGAAgtacttttttcatttttaagattttgggttaaaattaaagttgtttttgaccttttttttttcttattaaaattattcttaatatttaaaaacgttttaaaattatctttttttaaatttttagactAAAATATCATTTATCATCATCTCTCCTCTTCACCCTCTTTACTCTACTGTTCCTCAATCTTCCTTCTCCATTCTCTTCACCCAAatcttcaacaacaacaatactaattttttttaattaaaaaaaaacaaacaaaactaacacagaatcaacaataacaatttatttagattcaaaaattcatcaacaacaacatcactatacattcaaattcaaaaactcATCAATAACAACACCactacattcaaattcaaaacaaaaaatttcaaaaatctaatcTTTCAAACTCAAAGAGAGAGAACGCAGATTTTAGGAACAAATCGAGGGTTCTCTGCTTTTCCCCTCTCTCCTAATACATGAGCCCGGCATCCACCATGGCGAGTGCAAACCCATGCGTTGCCGCCTTCTCGAACGACTCcgtacttttttatattttgcttcACCTGTGGATTTCCGTGCTTGAACTTCTTCCTCCATCGGAGCAGCATCATCGCCTTCTTCGGCAGCTGCAACACTTTCCACCACGATCGGCACACCACCGACGCCacctttaataaaattaacaaaaatttcatatcaaataataattcaataatcatcaactATGATTTCAGATCCAAAATCAACAACAGCAATTATAGAATTGTAAATTAGTAAATGAAGTAGCAACACAAATTCAGCAACAATATAACCTTATGTAACAACTGAAACTTCAtgccaaaattaaaaattaaaccaaaaatttttcaaataattaataacacaaATTTAGTCACGGAAGAGAGGAAGACCTAGCTACATGAATAGATCTGGAAAGAGATGAGCTCCAGGAAGCAAAATAGAGAAACAGAAAAATAGAACAGAAAGCAGAATAGATCTGGAAGGAGGTGCGACGTGGAAAGGAGGCAGAATAGAGGCACAATCTTGCATGAGGCAGAATGGTGGCGGGGCGCTGCGAGAGAGAAAGAACGCAGGTCTGCGCTGTGCGAGAAAAAGCGCAACGGAGAAGGAGTCGGCACCGAAAGAGAGAACGTCAGCAACGACGTCCTTTCTCGCCGGTGgcgcttcttcttcctcttctcttctttttcctcttcgtTCTCCATCCTTCCCTCTGTTCTTTTTTCGTGGCTTGCTCTCCCTCTTCTCTGTTTGTATTGTTGAAGGAAAAAGAACAAATGAGGATAAATGATGGATGAAGGgcatttttgtccaaaaattagagaaaagatatttttttaacgtTTTATAacattgaggatgattttaataaaaaaaaaaggtcgGGGACGATTTTAATTTTGGTCCAAAATCTTAGGGACGAAAAATATACTTaacccaaaaatatattatatttatattattagataAAGAAATGCTAttgttaaaaatagaaagatgtaattaaaaaattattgattatcATTACTATTGATGTAATTTGTTCTTtcctataataaaaatattatattataaatattgctgctattattattattaaagatGTAATTTGTTCTTTCCTTTTGGGCttcattattattactattgaTGCCACACAATTTGGCTTTATGTATCATTtatgaatgaagaaagaagagaatctTGAAGAAATCAGAATGAATAATGCTCTCAACCGAGTGTATTCTACTGATTGTAgagaaaaatagatataaggtGTTGGAAAAATTCAACAAAGATTTAAAATAAGAATCTGTCTAACAGCGGAagcactaaaaatatttttcttacaatCTGTGCGATTAAATAGATAATACCAAATATATTTCAAGCAGCAAAtataatggcagaaattaaataacCAGACACCAAAATTTTAATGTGGGAAAACCCCCAAAAGAGAGACAAAAAAATCGATGAGACCTAGTCCAGAAAAATTTTTCACTATCAGAATAATGGGTACACAAACAGTCTTTCTAGTAACACTAGGgcatctcaacaatcaacaaaatacatcatCAAAACTGATGGAATCAACATAAACCCTCCATAAAGTGGGTATCTCAAATCAGGCAAAAGAGAAGGCAATACAACTAGTAAATTATATCCTAATGTTCATCTCTACACCAGGAATAACtgaataacatactaaaatttcataagaaatgGAGCGAATTTACCAAATCAATTGGATCAAGATAGCTTGTccttttttctcaaattttctcttctccctcgacgccgtttttcttttcattcaaaAATGAAGCTTCGTGCTTCCCCTCTCTCTTCCTCATTGGTTTaaagcctttttttttttatttaagttgtgTGGGCCCCACTTGATATTGGGACCCACCAACAAATCTCCCCCTCACCAACTCAAGTGGGGATAGGCTACTCCACCAAGTCCGCCTTCTCTTTACAAGAATCAAACTTCATTGCAGGTAAACTCTTAGTCATCATATCTGAACCATTATCATCAGTATGGATCTTTTCAAGTGCATATGACTTCATCTCAAGCGCTTGATGTATCCAATGATACCTCACCTCTATGTGCTTCAATCTGGAATGAAACGTTGGATTCTTGCTGAGATGGATAGCACTCTGACTGTCACAAAATAACACAAACTTCTCTTGATTGATGCCTAACTCTTGTAGAAATTTCTTCATCCACAAGAGTTCCTTAGAAGCATCAACAACAGCAATGTATTCTGCCTCTGTAGTAGACAAAGCAACACATTTCTGAAGTCGAGATTGCCACGACA from Arachis duranensis cultivar V14167 chromosome 4, aradu.V14167.gnm2.J7QH, whole genome shotgun sequence encodes:
- the LOC107485489 gene encoding ABC transporter G family member 9-like isoform X2 — encoded protein: MTLRVAKSMDLQLDIETEATHHANLPVLLKFYDVVYKTKPEKERFIENTKVEGKTILKGVSGIVQPGEILAMLGPSGSGKTTLLTALGGRLGGKLSGNITYNGKTFSNAMKRLTGFVTQDDVLYPHLTVTETLIFTARLRLPSSRFTKEEKIMQAKNVIDQLGLTECKDSMIGGPCLRGVSGGERKRVSIGQEMLINPSLLLLDEPTSGLDSTTAQKIVSTLSELASDGEKTIVMTIHQPSSRIYYLFHKVLLLSEGNLMYFGMGSEAVKYFSSIDYAPSMDMNPSDFLLDLANGIYTGQPNEDHTLNKKKLISSYKEHFSDTIEPMFHEKCDFDKNEDRFEDEKSFGTWPTSWWQQFFLLLRRDVKERRHESFSCILIFEVIAAAIITGLVWYKSDISHLQDQLGLLYNMINFWFAFPLYRAIFTFPQERPMLEKERSSGLKVNAVNFLCTLSTVLLHVLVAQGVGLAIGAIVMDMKSVTTLAAIIMLIFMLSAGYFVQHLPKFMAWLKYISPSYYTYLLLIGSQYKSSETYPCSNSNGECSVAEFPMIRTQMVLDMKEQAMAALALVIMLIGYRIVAYIALLRIGVTKNKA
- the LOC107485489 gene encoding ABC transporter G family member 9-like isoform X1, which translates into the protein MTLRVAKSMDLQLDIETEATHHANLPVLLKFYDVVYKTKPEKERFIENTKVEGKTILKGVSGIVQPGEILAMLGPSGSGKTTLLTALGGRLGGKLSGNITYNGKTFSNAMKRLTGFVTQDDVLYPHLTVTETLIFTARLRLPSSRFTKEEKIMQAKNVIDQLGLTECKDSMIGGPCLRGVSGGERKRVSIGQEMLINPSLLLLDEPTSGLDSTTAQKIVSTLSELASDGEKTIVMTIHQPSSRIYYLFHKVLLLSEGNLMYFGMGSEAVKYFSSIDYAPSMDMNPSDFLLDLANGIYTGQPNEDHTLNKKKLISSYKEHFSDTIEPMFHEKCDFDKNEDRFEDEKSFGTWPTSWWQQFFLLLRRDVKERRHESFSCILIFEVIAAAIITGLVWYKSDISHLQDQLGLLYNMINFWFAFPLYRAIFTFPQERPMLEKERSSGMYRLSSYLMAKSVADLPIELVLPTAYLIITYWMTGLKVNAVNFLCTLSTVLLHVLVAQGVGLAIGAIVMDMKSVTTLAAIIMLIFMLSAGYFVQHLPKFMAWLKYISPSYYTYLLLIGSQYKSSETYPCSNSNGECSVAEFPMIRTQMVLDMKEQAMAALALVIMLIGYRIVAYIALLRIGVTKNKA
- the LOC107485505 gene encoding BON1-associated protein 2, yielding MDARCPVRTLELTVQSVEGLRLDRKPATTKNNLFVVVRAESINSYTTCMAKEDDTNNNLTWNHKLDVDVPLHASSITLEVKSKTLKGVKDVGIARVAVSEFMGGFGSVPQHCLQFLSYRLRDWEGRRNGVLNFSVRVVNSPEYFYTNNLSGTNGDLTNSFK